In Methanofollis aquaemaris, the genomic window TATCGAGGTAATCCCGGTCGAAGGCCTCCCACTTATCCATCAGGGGGATGACCTCGCAGAGATGATCTGCAAACTGGTCGCCTTCGAGGACGGCGACGTCCTCTGCCTCGCCTCATCGGTCTACTCCAAGGCGCACGGCCACACCAGACTGCTCGATGAGATCGTTCCCTCGGCAAACGCAGAGCGTATCGCTCAAAAAACCCATGAAGACCCCAGGTTCGTCCAGGCTGTCCTCGACGACACCACCGACGTCATCCTGGAAGATCCTTTCATCCTCTCCGAGACCGTCACCGGCCATGTCGGTGTGCGGGCCGGACTCGACCACTCCAATGTCGAGGACGGCATGGTCGTCCGTCTCCCCCCCGACCCGATGACAGCCGCGGCCGGACTGCGGGACGCGCTCAGAGTGGTCTGTGGCAAAGAGATCAGAGTGATCATCACCGACACCTGCGGCCGCTCCTTCAGGCGGGGCCAGGCGGGCGTCGCCATCGGGTGGAGCGGGATGACGGCGATCCGCGACTTCCGCGGCGACCACGATCTCTTCGGCCACACCCTCGAGATCACCGAAGAGGCGGTGGTCGACGAGGTCGCGGGCTTCTCGAACTTTGTGATGGGCGAGAGCAACAACGGCATCCCGGCCGTGGTCTTCAGAAACTGCCCCCAGTGGAACGGACACGACGATCTCCACTTCAGGAGAGACGAAGACATCATCAGACAGGCGCTCGGCAAAAACTAAACTCCGGCTTTGTTGAATCGGGCATGAGGCGAAAGCACACCTCAAGCATACCGAATGAACAATTGTTCTGTGCAACGCTTCGGAGCGTGGAGGAATCGGCTCTGTTGAAACCTTCAATTCCTCTTCTTCCAGCCTTGAGGGTGCCAGGAACCGAACACTTCGCCGCTCCTCGGCTATCTTCTTTTGGGGGAGTTCAGGGATCTCCCCCGGCGCGAGACGGCAGGTTCAGATCTTTCAGTTGGAGCGGTCCTTCTGATCGCCCGCCTTCTCGCATGCTCTCGTCGGGGCCGCTGCCCCCGGACCCAGGAAATGCGATAGGGGGGAAGGCGGGCGGGGAATCGTTCAGAGGTTGTCTCCTTCCTCTGCCGATCCGTCACGCAGAGACACGGGTGTGGTCGGCCCTTCGTTCACGCCAGAAGAGGAATGCAACAGAGCCGAAAAAATGTGCTTTGATCCAGAGAAATGTTCCAGTCCTCAGACACTTTGGGGATGACCTCAAAAAAATATCAGTAGAAGAAGTCCAGCAGGAGAATAAAGACGCCCACCGCCGCGGCGATCGCGACCACGTACATCGGGTTGATATGGAACGCCCGCCGGCTCTCGCTGTCATAATAGTTCACAAGACCCGCAGACGAGACAAGCCGTCCGCTACTTTTCTTCGCCATGGTAGAAGGTTCACATTCAATATATATAAATTCGGTGTCAATGGATGGGTATGCCGGAACAGACGTACGAGGCGACTATTCTCATCGGGGAGGCCCTCGAATCGGTGACCGGTACGATCGTTGTCACAGACGGGGTCGTGACCGGGATCGAGGAGGGGCCGGTGTCCACCGACCGCTGGATCTGCCCGGCACTCTTCAATGCCCATACCCACCTCGGCGACACCGTCGCCATGGACTGCGCCACCTGTGGCAACCTCTCCGACCTGGTCAAGCCCCCACACGGACTCAAACACCGGATACTCAGGGCGACCCCGCGAGACCGTCTTGTAGCTGGCATGCAGGCCAGCCTTGACGTGATGGCGGCCACCGGCACGGTCGGGTTCGCCGACTTCAGGGAAGGCGGACCCGAAGGAGTGCTCGCACTCAGGGAAGCGCTCAAAGGATCCCCCCTCCACTCCCTGATCCTCGGGCGGGATGGAGGGGAAACCTTCGGCGACGGCGTCGGGATCAGCAGCGTCACCGACATCGCCGACGCCGAAGAGCAGGTGGCCAGGGCGCGGGCCGCGGGCAAGGCCGTCGCCTTCCATGCCGGGGAGAAGAACCCGAACGACATCGACGGCGCCCTCGCCTACGACCCCGACCTCCTGGTCCACTGCACCCACGCCACCGACCGGCAGCTGCGGGCCATTGCTGATGCCGGCATTCCCATCGCCGTCTGCGTCCGCTCCAACTGGATCCTGGGCGTGACCCGCGGCGCCGACCACCCGCCGGTGAAAAAGATGCTCGAATTCGGGTGCACCCCCCTCCTCGGCACCGACAACGTCATGTTTGTCCAGCCCGATATGTTCAGAGAGATGGCCTTTGTCGAGACCGTCACCAGGCTTCCCCCGGCCGAGATCTTGCGCGCCGCGGTGAAGGGGGCGGGACTCGCGGGCAGGACCTACTTCATTGAAGAGGGACAGAAAGCCAATTTCATCATTATTAATACTTTCAAATCAAACCTCAGGTTCAGCACGGACCCGGTCGCCTCCATCGTCAAGCGGGCGGGACGGGGCGACTTCCTCGAAACCGTTATAAATACACAAACTGAGTGATCTTGCAAATTCTGATTTTAGGAGGTGCAGATATGTTCCACACAATTGTCGTCGCCGTCGACGGTTCAGAGATTAGCATGAAGGCCCTCGAGACCGCCATGCACGAAGCGGAGGTCTGGGATGCGGACCTCCATCTAGTTTATGTTGTTGAGACCAGCATGTTCTCCTCCATCCCCATGGACAATACCTGGGAGATCATCTACTCTCTCCTGGAGACCGAAGGAAAAGAAGTCTTTGAAAAGGCCAGAACGCGCGCCGAGCAGGAGGAACTCTCCATCGAGACCCACCTGAGAGACGGTCACGCCGGAAACGAGATCCTCGCCCTGGCCGACGAGGTCGGAGCCGACCTGATCATCATCGGTTCTCGCGGCAAGAGCAACATCGACCGCCTCCTCCTCGGCAGCGTCTCCGAGCATGTGGTCAGGAACAGCAGTTGCACGACCATGGTGGTGAGATAATTCCTGCAAAAGCAGATGACATGTACGTCAGAGATTATATGACCAAAGACGTCGTCTCGGTTGAGATCCCCAGCAACCGCGACGACATCCTCAAGATCCTCAAGCGGACCGGGATCAGCGGCGTGCCGGTCACCGAGAAGGGTAAAGTCGTCGGTGTCGTGACCAGAAAGGATCTTCTCCGCAAGTCGGAAGAGACCCAGGTCGCCCTCCTGATGTCACCCCACCCGGCGATGATATCCGTCGATGCCCCCCTGGCCGAGGCGGCCAGGTTGATGACCACACACAAGTTCCGCAGGCTGCCGGTCATCGACGAGAACGAGTGCCTTGTCGGACTCATCTCGGCCGCAGACCTGGTGGCGGCGATCGCCCAGCTCAGGATCAAAGATGAGATCTCAGAACACTTCACCAGCAACACCTTTGCCCTCTGGGAAGAGACGCCGCTCCCGCTCGTCGGACGGATCATGGAGATCTCCGACGTCGAGGCCGTGCCGATCATGGACGACAAGGGACGGGTCTCGGGGATCATCGCTGAACGCGACCTGATCCGCAGTTCCCACATCGAGGACTCGGTCGAGGTCTCCGACTTCTCGAACGGGACCGACGACGACGAGTGGACCTGGGAGAGCATCAGGGACATGCATGTGATCAGTTACGGCGTCTCCAAGGTGAGACTCCCCGACAAACCGGTGAGTGCGGCGATGATCCAGAATGTCATCACCGTCCCGAAAAACGCCGGGGTGAGCGAATGTGCACTCATGATGAAGCGCTCGCGCCTCGACCAGTTGCCGGTGGTCAATGGCGACAAAAAACTCATTGCAATGCTCTTTGACCGAGAGCTCATCAAGGTGCTCTGTGCCGGGCCCGGAGAGGCCCCGGATCAATAACCTTTAAATTTCTTGGTATCACTTATAACTGAGTAACGCTTTTCCAACTTTTAGCGTGTAATTTTTGGGGGTATTCGAATGCCTGAAATACATCAGGAAATACTCAAAGGAACCACAACTGTGGGTTTAGTCTTTCATGAGGGCATCGTCCTCGCCACCGAACGGCGTGCGACGATGGGCAATCTCATCGCAAGCAAGAAGGCAAAGAAGGTCTACCAGATCGCAGACCGTATAGGAATGACCACAGCCGGCGGTGTTGGCGACGCACAGTCGCTCGCCAGGCTGATGCAGGTGGAGTGCAACCTTTACAAGGTTCGCCACGGCAAGAACATCTCGGTTGGTGCTGCAGCGACGCTTCTCTCCAACTATCTCCAGCAGAACCGGTATTATCCGTACTATGTCCAGCTTCTGGTCGGCGGCGTCGACCGGAAGGGTCCGAGCGTCTACTCGGTCGACGCCATGGGCGGAGCCTCGCTGGAAGACGAGATCGTCTCCACCGGCTCGGGCTCACCGATGGCATACGGTGTCCTTGAAGATCGGTTCCACCCCGACCTGAAGGAAGCCGAAGCGGCTGAACTCGCCACCAGGGCACTCAAGGCGGCGATGCGTCGCGACTCGGCTTCCGGCGAGGACATCAGTGTCGTCGTCATCACCGGAGAGAAATACGAGGAACAAACCGTCGAATCGACCAAGAAATACTCTGAATTGATCCAATAATTCTTTTTTCAGGACGATAGTAATGCTCATAGAGGATAGACTCAAAGAACTCAGGGACAAGATCAACGCTAAGGTCCCGGCCGGGATTGTCATTTCCCAGGTCGAGTTTGAAGGCCCTGAGCTGGTCATCTACACCGACGAACCCAAAAAGTTCGCCGACCAGGAAGACCTGATCAAGGTGCTTGCCAGGGATCTGCGTAAGCGTATCGTTGTTCGACCCACCATCCTTGAAGACCCCGAGACCGCGGTCACCAAGATCAACGCGGTCGTCCCTGAGAACGCAGGCATATCAGACATATTTTTTGACCCTGATACCGGCGAGGTGCTCATCGAGGCCGAGAAGCCGGGTGTCGTCATCGGCAAGAACGGGGCGACCCTGCGTGAGATCACCAAGAATACCTGCTGGACGCCCAAGGTGGTGCGGACCCCGCCAATCGAGAGTTCGACGGTCAAGCAGGTGCGACAATACCTCCGTTCCATTAAGGACGACCGTAAGGCGTTCCTGCGCACCATCGGCCGGCGGATCCACCGGGATGTCATCGCCAAGGACCACTGGGTCAGAGTGACGACTCTGGGATGCTGCCGGGAGGTCGGGCGTGCGGCCTTCCTCCTCACCACACCTGAGAGCAAGATCCTCATCGACTGCGGAGAAAAACCAGGGAGTGCTACGAGCACGCCGTACCTGTACGTGCCCGAGATCTCTCCGCTCTCTTCCGTCGATGCGGTGGTGCTCACTCACGCCCACCTGGACCACTGTGCCCTTGTCCCGCTTCTCTTCAAGTACGGCTACGACGGGCCCGTCTACTCGACGCCGCCGACGCGGGACCTGGCGGCACTCCTCCAGCTCGACTACCTGGACGTGGTCAAGAAGGACGCCGGCAGGCAACCATACACCTCCAATGAGGTGAAGGAATACCTCAAGCACTCGATCACCCTCAACTATGGGTCGGTCACCGACATCGCACCCGACATCAAACTCACCTTCCATAATGCCGGGCACATCCTGGGATCGGCCGTCGCACACTTCCATGTCGGAGACGGCCTCTACAATATCGCCTTCACCGGCGACTTCAACTACCAGAAGACCCGTCTCTTCTCACCGGCGGTCTCGAGTTTCCCCCGTCTCGAGGCCGTGTTCATGGAGAGCACCTACGGCGGGTCGAGAGATCTCCAGCCGCCACGCGAGGAGGCCGAGAACAAACTCTACGAGGTCGTGAACCGGACAATCGAACGGGGCGGCAAGGTCGTCATCCCCGCCTTCGCAGTCGGACGGTCGCAGGAGGTCATGCTCGCTCTCGAAGAGGGTATGAGGAAGGAGAAGATCCCGAAGGTCAAGGTCTACCTGGACGGGATGATCAAGGAGGCGACGGCCATCCACACCACCTATCCCGAGTATCTCAACTCCGACTTGCGCAACCAGATCTTCAGGGACGGACTCAACCCCTTCCTGGCCGAGTGCTTTGTTCAGGTCGACTCCTCTGAACTGCGGGAAAAGGTCATCGGCGGCGACCCGTGTGTCATCGTCACCACGAGCGGTATGCTCAGCGGCGGGCCGGTGATGGAGTATCTCTACGCCCTGGCCCCTGACGAGAGGAACACCCTCATCTTCGTCGGGTACCAGGCCGACGGCACCTTCGGCCGCAGGCTCCAGAAGGGCTGGCGCGAGATCCCGGTCGGCAACCGTGAGACGATGGTCGTCAGGCTGGATATCGAGACGGTCGACGGGTTCTCCGGTCACTCGGACCGCAAGCAGTTGATGAACTTCGTCCATCACCTCCAGCCCAGGCCCGAGAAAATTTACACCATCCACGGCGACGAGGGGAGCACCATCGACCTGGCCAGTTCGATCTACAAGCGGTACCGGATCGAGACGCGTTCGCCGATGAACCTCGAAACCTATCGTATGGTATAGATGAGACAGCGCCTCACCCTTTTGCTCGGCGTCTTCGCCGTGATGGCGCTGTCCAATGCAGTCGTCCCGGTCCTGCCGGCCCTCGCAGAGGGCGCGGCGTTCCAGGGCGCCATTTTTTCCGCGTATTTCCTCGGAGCATTCCTGACGGTCTTTCCGGCAGGGCTCCTATCAGACAGGATCGGGCGGGTGTTCCTGGTCAGGGCCGCACTCCTGCTCACCATCGCGAGCGGAGCATTGATCCTGATGGTCTCAGACCCGCTCGCCCTCCTGGCGGCGCGGGCCCTGGAGGGGATCGGGGCCGGGCTCTTCGTGCCGGCGGCGATGTCCTGGATCAATCTCCAGTCCGACCACCGGAAGATGAGCGGCAACTTCATCGCGGCCCTGAACGTCGGCCTGGTCGTCGGCCTGGTGGTGGCAGGATGGCTGAACGGGTTCTTTGGGTCTTCAGGGGGAATCATGGCCTTCACGGTCATCACCCTCATCCCGCTCCTCCTGAGTCTGATGATGAAAGATGTGGCGGTCGGCCCGGTGCCGGGCGGCGGTGCCGATCTGCTTGCCATCGGCAGGGACTATTTCTGGATGTACGTCGCGACGATCATGCTGATCGGGGCGACCGGTGCGGTGACGGCACTGTACCCCGAGTACACCGGTGAAGAGGCGGCGGCCCTGGGCGTACAGCTCGGGGCGATGAATGTGGCCACCATCTTCTCGTCCCTGGCGGCGTCACGGGTATCTCTGAAACCGATCCCGACGATCCGTGCATCGGCGGCGCTGATGGGGGCGGCGGTTGCCCTCCTGTACTTCACGCCGGTGGCCTTCGTGCTCATCGGGGCACTGGCGGGAGTGGTGATCATCGCCCAGGTCAACTACCTGGCGGCCGACCCGACCCACCAGGGGGCGGTGATGGGATTGTTCAACACCGCGACCTATGCAGGGATGACCCTCCTGCCCTTTGCGGCCGGGGTCGTCGCCGAGTACCAGGATTTTGCAGCGGCATTCGCAATGATCGCCGTCCTTGCGGTCATCATGGCCGCCACCATCGGGCGGTGCCGGTGCAAGGTTCCGGAATAATGGAGAGAAACTATGAGATCAACATTTGAGAACCTGGACGGAGAAAGTGTCCAGGAGAAGTTTGCCGGTCTGGGAATCACCCCGGGCGAGCGTATCGACATCCTCGAAATCCAGCGGCTCGGCCAGGAGTATGGTTTCAGGGCGGTCCTCTACTTTGAGGAGGAGATGGGGAGGAACGGCGACCTTGCGGCCGACGAGAAGGCGTACAAAAATGTACCCGAGACCGAGCGGCCGTTCATCTCGGTGGACGGGTTCCTGAAATATGCCAGGGAGTATGATCCCTACTCGTTCGAACTGCGGCTCAAGGATCTCCCGATCATCATCGAGGTCGCCACCGTCGGTGAGATCAAGGGCGAGCCTTATATGGCCGGGCTGATGCCGTTCCTCGACGACCTCGAAGACTTCGAGGAGCCCGAGGTCATCGAGTAAGCGAAGCGTCGGCCCTATCTTCAAGAGCTGAGAGGGCCTTCCTCGCGGCGGCCCGCTTGGCGTCGGCCTTGCTGCGGCCACGGCCCCTGGCCGAGAGGAGGCCGGGAGCGGTGACCGCGCAGGCGAAGGTCGGGGCATGGTCCGGACCTTCGCGCCCGAGGATGAGGTATTCGGGCATCTCACTGTATTCTTGCTGGAGGTGCTCCTGGAGCCTGCCGATGACATTGCCGTCCGGGTCGAAGTGGAGGACGTCGTCGGCGATGAGCCCGAGGACGATCTCGCGCGTCCGGTCGAGGCCGAGGTGGAGATAGAGGGCGCAGATGAAGGCCTCGAAGACGTCGGCGATGATCGGGCGGGTGAGGGGTTGGCCTGCGCCGAGGAGGATATGCTGTTCGAGCCCGATCCCGGTCGCCGGAACGATCACCCCGAGGTGCTCGTTCTTGGTCGCTTCCATCCGTTTTGAGAGCGCCCCCTCCGAGCAGTCGAAGTGGCGGAAGAGATATTCGGCCACGATGAAGTTGAGGACGCGGTCGCCGAGGAACTCGATCCGCTCGTAGTCAGGGCGGGGGCAGAGTTCCAGGGGATGTTCGTAGGCGTAGGACCGGTGCGTCATGGCCTGGTCAAAGCGTGCGAGGGTCTCGTCGTCGGGGTCGGTGACGCCGATCCCGGGCTGTGCAAGAAATTGCGTGAGTTCTATTTTTCTGGTCCATTCCATCGGAAAACCGCCGGCCGGGGAAAAGGCTATTGTGCAGAAAAATATAGGTCTGACGCATTATGAAGATGCTCATCGGCGGAGAATGGAAGGCGGCCGCGAGCGGGGGGGAGATGGAGGTGGTCAACCCGGCGACCTGGGAGACGATCGGGACGGTGCCGCTGGGCGGGCACGAGGACGCCGGGGCGGCAGTGGACGCCGCGGGCAGTGCGTTCGCGGGCTGGGCCGACCTCCCGCCGGTTGAGCGGGGGAAGGTGCTCTTCAGGACGGCGGCGCTGGTCCGCGAGGAGACGGAGCACCTTGCGGCCACGCTCGTCGCGGAGCAGGGCAAACCGCTGCGGGAGGCGACCGACGAGGTGCGGGGTTTTGCTCATGTCCTGGAGTACTACGCAGGGCTTTCGTCGTCCCTGTACGGTGAGAGCATCAACACAAAGGCCTACGGGCGGATCATCGTCGAGAGGCGCCCCCTCGGGGTCTGCGTCGGGATCGTCCCGTGGAATATGCCGGTGCTCATCGCGGGCTGGAAGATCGGACCGGCGCTGGTGGCCGGGAACACGATGGTGCTCAAACCCGCGAGCACCACGCCGCTGACGACCCTGGCCATCGGCGACCTCTTTCTCAGGGCCGGGTTGCCGGAAGGTGTCCTCAATGTCGTCACCGGTCCTGGCGAGACGGTGGGCGAGGCCCTGGTCACGCATCCGAATGTCAGAAAAGTCTCGTTCACCGGCGATATCGGGACCGGGCGGCATGTGGCCGAGACGGCAGCGCAGACGATGAAGCATGTGGCCCTGGAGCTCGGCGGGAGCGATCCCATGATCGTCTGCGACGATGCCGACCTTAAGGCCGCCGCGGCCGGGGCGGTGGTCGGGCGGTTCTACAACTGCGGTCAGACCTGCACGGCGGTGAAGCGGGTGTACGTCTTCTCTGACGTTGCCGAACGGTTCAAGGAACTGCTCGTCGAGAAGACCCGTGCGATCACGGTCGGAGACGGGATGGAGACGTGGGTGCGAATGGGGCCGCTGAACAACGCGGCCGGGCTTGAGCGGATCGAGGGAGTGGTCGAGGACGTGCGGGAGGAGGCGGAGATCCTCACCGGCGGGAGGCATCCGGGAGGGAAGGGGTTCTTCTATGAACCGACGCTGATCACCGGTCTTCCCGCCGACGCCCCAACTCTGCGCGAGGAGGTCTTCGGCCCGGTGCTCCCGGTCGTGGAGGTCGAGGATCTCGACGAGGCGGTGGAGGCGGCGAACAGCACCCGCTATGGTCTTGGGGCATCGATCTGGACGAAGGAGATCGGGCGGGCCGAGCGCGGCTGCCGGGACCTGGAGGCCGGCATCGTCTGGGTGAACCAGCACCTCAAGGTGCCGCCTGAGACACCGTTTGGCGGGGTGAAGTGGAGCGGCACGGGACGGGAGAACGGGCTGCATGCGCTTGAGCGCTATACTGAGGAGAAGGCGCTGTTGATCAGGTCGTGAGGGGGGCGAATTGCGGCGTGGTTGTACACTCCGGAGTGTAATACTCCTGAGTGTCTTCCTCGACCGGGAGGGGGTTGCCACCCCCACAGAAGATTGGGGGGAGGACCGTGTGTCGCCTTCATGAAGGACATTGAAAGGTTCATCTGGTGTTTCTTCCGTGCTTCATGCATCCCGCCTGATGATGGGTCTCATCCCCTGTGTCCTGGTGGAAAAATGGTAAATTCCATTTTCAATTTGTCCAGATAGACCTGCCCCGAGCCCCGCATGACTGATACATAGAGGACAGAGACACCCCCAGAACGATTCGTCCTCTGCCTTCCCGGCCCTCTCTTCGTTCCGGGATCTTAGGGGTAGAGCCCCAGGCGCGATTGGTGTGGGAAGGCGTGAGATCAGAATTCCTGAAACAGAAATACGTGATGATCAGCCGTGCCGCCCATATTGGAGACTCTTCCCCGGCGGACCCCCACGGACCGAAGATAGGTGGAGGCGGCAATTGAGGGAGATCTCCACCGATTCTTCCGTCTTGAAATGAGACAGCAATGACAAGAAATATTCAACTGCGTATGCTTGAGCCCAGGGCTCACGACGAATTCTACAGAGCAATAAAAAGGGGAGGGACTTCAGTCCCTGAAGAGGACGTGGGTGGTCATCGAGCGGGCGCCGAAGAACTGCTTGCAGAACTCCCCCATCTTCTTGGGGCCGTATTCCTTGCAGGAGAAGATGTCGAGGTAGGCTGCGTTGGTCTCGTTGGCAAAGTGGCCGGAGACCAGAGAGGTCTCGATGAGCTGGGTCATCGAGTATCCGGCCACTTTTTCGTTGGGGCCAAAGTGGACGACCGTCGGCTCGCCGAAACGCTTCATATCAATGAGGTCACAGAGCTCAACGATAAACCGTCTGATCGTGTCGGCATCTCTGATGGCCTCAGGGTCGCATTCCTTGAGGTCAACACTGGTGTAAAGGCCCCAGGAACACTGCTCTCTGAACCGCTCGATGATATCGTCGTCAGAGAGGGCGTCCCAGGTTGTCATCGCACGGTTAAGGCCAAGCATGTCAGGCTGGTTGTTCATTTCGGTAGTGGTCATCTCCATACTGATCCCCTCCTGGGGGTCTGTAGAATATTGATGGATCTACAACACATGATGGAGATTTAAAAATATCCCTCGTGACAACTCGCCAGGATTGAGAATGTAAGAGCAGAATATGGGCCATATCGTCAAAAAATGGCTAAAAAAACCCACATTTTGATTAAAATGCCCTCAGGGCCGCCGAAATGAAATAAGACAGATCCTTGCCCTATTCCCTCCCCCAGATCCAGCGAGGGATGCTCAGGCCATGGATCGGTTCTGCGCTCCATACGCGTCCAGATTTCAATTCGGCATGGTCCGGCACGATGAAAATCAAAATAATCAGGTTTAATTTGTCAAAATAGAGCCAATTCGGTTTTAATTTGGGCGATTGCGAATCATAAGAGAATAAATGGGGCAAATAGTCCTGAATATGCCATATTTTGTCCGAACTGAAGGCCCATGAGATTACATCGATATCGGGTATGAAATATTGTTCAAAAAGATATGGATACATCCGTGCACACATGTGATCATTTTCTCTGCTCCCGGGCCGCCGGGTGCGGCACCCCCTCCAGTTCAGGGGCCGAACCGTGAACGGCCACATACTTCGCCACCGCGTGCGGCGCCCCGATGAGGAGACGGCGGGCGGTGTGGTAGACGCTTGGCTGTTTCTCCGGGTCGACGGCCCGCATCACCGAGAGAAGAACACCCACCAGCGGCGCCTGGTGCTCTTCGGCCATCCGGTCGAGGGCGCCGAAGACCTCGAGGGCGCTGACCGTGTTGTATTCGTTCACCCGGCCGAGGCGGCCGAGCACCTCTGCAAGATACTCCCGGCCCTCCGGCGTCTCCAGCGAGAGCTGCCGGTTCCTGGCAAACCGGCCGAAGAGTGCCCGCTGGTCGTTGGACTGCTCCATCCGGAAGGACGGCGAGGCCGTCACCCGTTGCACCAGATCGAGGGCGTCGGGTGCGGACGAACCGGCGACGACGGCAAGGAACGTCTCCCAGGAGACCGGGTGTTC contains:
- a CDS encoding coenzyme F420-0:L-glutamate ligase, translated to MHIEVIPVEGLPLIHQGDDLAEMICKLVAFEDGDVLCLASSVYSKAHGHTRLLDEIVPSANAERIAQKTHEDPRFVQAVLDDTTDVILEDPFILSETVTGHVGVRAGLDHSNVEDGMVVRLPPDPMTAAAGLRDALRVVCGKEIRVIITDTCGRSFRRGQAGVAIGWSGMTAIRDFRGDHDLFGHTLEITEEAVVDEVAGFSNFVMGESNNGIPAVVFRNCPQWNGHDDLHFRRDEDIIRQALGKN
- a CDS encoding preprotein translocase subunit Sec61beta, with the protein product MAKKSSGRLVSSAGLVNYYDSESRRAFHINPMYVVAIAAAVGVFILLLDFFY
- a CDS encoding amidohydrolase family protein, yielding MPEQTYEATILIGEALESVTGTIVVTDGVVTGIEEGPVSTDRWICPALFNAHTHLGDTVAMDCATCGNLSDLVKPPHGLKHRILRATPRDRLVAGMQASLDVMAATGTVGFADFREGGPEGVLALREALKGSPLHSLILGRDGGETFGDGVGISSVTDIADAEEQVARARAAGKAVAFHAGEKNPNDIDGALAYDPDLLVHCTHATDRQLRAIADAGIPIAVCVRSNWILGVTRGADHPPVKKMLEFGCTPLLGTDNVMFVQPDMFREMAFVETVTRLPPAEILRAAVKGAGLAGRTYFIEEGQKANFIIINTFKSNLRFSTDPVASIVKRAGRGDFLETVINTQTE
- a CDS encoding universal stress protein, whose protein sequence is MFHTIVVAVDGSEISMKALETAMHEAEVWDADLHLVYVVETSMFSSIPMDNTWEIIYSLLETEGKEVFEKARTRAEQEELSIETHLRDGHAGNEILALADEVGADLIIIGSRGKSNIDRLLLGSVSEHVVRNSSCTTMVVR
- a CDS encoding CBS domain-containing protein yields the protein MYVRDYMTKDVVSVEIPSNRDDILKILKRTGISGVPVTEKGKVVGVVTRKDLLRKSEETQVALLMSPHPAMISVDAPLAEAARLMTTHKFRRLPVIDENECLVGLISAADLVAAIAQLRIKDEISEHFTSNTFALWEETPLPLVGRIMEISDVEAVPIMDDKGRVSGIIAERDLIRSSHIEDSVEVSDFSNGTDDDEWTWESIRDMHVISYGVSKVRLPDKPVSAAMIQNVITVPKNAGVSECALMMKRSRLDQLPVVNGDKKLIAMLFDRELIKVLCAGPGEAPDQ
- the psmB gene encoding archaeal proteasome endopeptidase complex subunit beta, with the protein product MPEIHQEILKGTTTVGLVFHEGIVLATERRATMGNLIASKKAKKVYQIADRIGMTTAGGVGDAQSLARLMQVECNLYKVRHGKNISVGAAATLLSNYLQQNRYYPYYVQLLVGGVDRKGPSVYSVDAMGGASLEDEIVSTGSGSPMAYGVLEDRFHPDLKEAEAAELATRALKAAMRRDSASGEDISVVVITGEKYEEQTVESTKKYSELIQ
- a CDS encoding beta-CASP ribonuclease aCPSF1; this encodes MLIEDRLKELRDKINAKVPAGIVISQVEFEGPELVIYTDEPKKFADQEDLIKVLARDLRKRIVVRPTILEDPETAVTKINAVVPENAGISDIFFDPDTGEVLIEAEKPGVVIGKNGATLREITKNTCWTPKVVRTPPIESSTVKQVRQYLRSIKDDRKAFLRTIGRRIHRDVIAKDHWVRVTTLGCCREVGRAAFLLTTPESKILIDCGEKPGSATSTPYLYVPEISPLSSVDAVVLTHAHLDHCALVPLLFKYGYDGPVYSTPPTRDLAALLQLDYLDVVKKDAGRQPYTSNEVKEYLKHSITLNYGSVTDIAPDIKLTFHNAGHILGSAVAHFHVGDGLYNIAFTGDFNYQKTRLFSPAVSSFPRLEAVFMESTYGGSRDLQPPREEAENKLYEVVNRTIERGGKVVIPAFAVGRSQEVMLALEEGMRKEKIPKVKVYLDGMIKEATAIHTTYPEYLNSDLRNQIFRDGLNPFLAECFVQVDSSELREKVIGGDPCVIVTTSGMLSGGPVMEYLYALAPDERNTLIFVGYQADGTFGRRLQKGWREIPVGNRETMVVRLDIETVDGFSGHSDRKQLMNFVHHLQPRPEKIYTIHGDEGSTIDLASSIYKRYRIETRSPMNLETYRMV
- a CDS encoding MFS transporter encodes the protein MRQRLTLLLGVFAVMALSNAVVPVLPALAEGAAFQGAIFSAYFLGAFLTVFPAGLLSDRIGRVFLVRAALLLTIASGALILMVSDPLALLAARALEGIGAGLFVPAAMSWINLQSDHRKMSGNFIAALNVGLVVGLVVAGWLNGFFGSSGGIMAFTVITLIPLLLSLMMKDVAVGPVPGGGADLLAIGRDYFWMYVATIMLIGATGAVTALYPEYTGEEAAALGVQLGAMNVATIFSSLAASRVSLKPIPTIRASAALMGAAVALLYFTPVAFVLIGALAGVVIIAQVNYLAADPTHQGAVMGLFNTATYAGMTLLPFAAGVVAEYQDFAAAFAMIAVLAVIMAATIGRCRCKVPE
- a CDS encoding ribonuclease III family protein, which codes for MEWTRKIELTQFLAQPGIGVTDPDDETLARFDQAMTHRSYAYEHPLELCPRPDYERIEFLGDRVLNFIVAEYLFRHFDCSEGALSKRMEATKNEHLGVIVPATGIGLEQHILLGAGQPLTRPIIADVFEAFICALYLHLGLDRTREIVLGLIADDVLHFDPDGNVIGRLQEHLQQEYSEMPEYLILGREGPDHAPTFACAVTAPGLLSARGRGRSKADAKRAAARKALSALEDRADASLTR
- a CDS encoding aldehyde dehydrogenase family protein; its protein translation is MKMLIGGEWKAAASGGEMEVVNPATWETIGTVPLGGHEDAGAAVDAAGSAFAGWADLPPVERGKVLFRTAALVREETEHLAATLVAEQGKPLREATDEVRGFAHVLEYYAGLSSSLYGESINTKAYGRIIVERRPLGVCVGIVPWNMPVLIAGWKIGPALVAGNTMVLKPASTTPLTTLAIGDLFLRAGLPEGVLNVVTGPGETVGEALVTHPNVRKVSFTGDIGTGRHVAETAAQTMKHVALELGGSDPMIVCDDADLKAAAAGAVVGRFYNCGQTCTAVKRVYVFSDVAERFKELLVEKTRAITVGDGMETWVRMGPLNNAAGLERIEGVVEDVREEAEILTGGRHPGGKGFFYEPTLITGLPADAPTLREEVFGPVLPVVEVEDLDEAVEAANSTRYGLGASIWTKEIGRAERGCRDLEAGIVWVNQHLKVPPETPFGGVKWSGTGRENGLHALERYTEEKALLIRS
- a CDS encoding S-adenosylmethionine decarboxylase family protein is translated as MTTWDALSDDDIIERFREQCSWGLYTSVDLKECDPEAIRDADTIRRFIVELCDLIDMKRFGEPTVVHFGPNEKVAGYSMTQLIETSLVSGHFANETNAAYLDIFSCKEYGPKKMGEFCKQFFGARSMTTHVLFRD